The genome window GGACGTTGAAGCAGGTGTCCAGAACGTCCGAACTGGTCATGCCCTGGTGGACAAAACGCGCCTCATCCGCACCGACGTGTTCGGCCAGGTGGGTCAGGAATGCGATGACGTCATGTTTGGTGACGGCCTCAATCTCGTCAATCCGGGCCACGTCGAAGTCCACGTCCTTGGCCTTCCATACCGCTGCGGCATTTTCGCGCGGAATCACCCCAAGGTCGGCCTGGGCGTCGCAGGCGTGGGCCTCGATCTCGTACCAGATGCGGAATTTGGTTTCGGGGGACCAGATCGCCACCATGTCGGGGCGGGAATAACGCGGGATCATGTCGCGGCCTTTTGAATTGAGGGCTGTTTGGCGCGGTCATAGACTGGGGCGCGACAGTCTACAAGTTGGGGCAGGGCGATGCGGGCAGCAATACTCGTGATACTGATGGCAGCACCGGCAGTGGCGCAGGAGTGGGCGCCGATGACCGGTGATCAGATTCAGGCAGCGTTGGAGGATCGCAAACTGTATTACGACGGCGCCGAACAGGAATTTCATGCCTCGGGCCAGACAACCTATGTCGCGGGTCGTCCCAGCCTGGGCAGTTGGGCGGTGCGGGCAGATCAGTATTGCAGCCAATGGCCCCCGAACGACCAGTGGGAATGTTATGACATGGAAAGCGCGACCGGCGCGGTGCGGTTTCTGGACGCCTATGGCAATATCACCGAAGGGCGCTACGACAAGTGAGGCATCTGGCAGATTTTGCCGGCGACTGGCTGTTAGAGCGTCGGATCGAGGATCATCGCGCAGGCGAAACCGGCGCCTTCACCGGAACAGCGACGCTTAATGAAACGCCGGACTGCTGGATCTGGGCCGAGCATGGGCAGCTTTCCATGGCCGGACGCGCGCCGGTATCGGCCGTGCGGCGGTATCGCTGGGCCGAACCGGAACCCGGCCGGATTGAGGTCAGTTTTGCGGACGGCAGGCCGTTTCACCGCATT of Paracoccaceae bacterium contains these proteins:
- a CDS encoding trigger factor, translating into MRHLADFAGDWLLERRIEDHRAGETGAFTGTATLNETPDCWIWAEHGQLSMAGRAPVSAVRRYRWAEPEPGRIEVSFADGRPFHRILDTARHDCAPDTYDVTYEFADWPVWQAIWRVRGPRKDYLMSTRHRRPG